Proteins from one Oncorhynchus tshawytscha isolate Ot180627B linkage group LG16, Otsh_v2.0, whole genome shotgun sequence genomic window:
- the zgc:136971 gene encoding S9 family peptidase gives MEFLARMEPDAISTLYREYSGYPTPISAFVTANDYMALLNGTSFTLIAEWSQSETFRGARLHYAQQWTLIQNYSKETDIDIQPPSPCSLLHGELLSSYSLSGDLKAVVRETSGQFAGQQFLEVWSNSSLKKIIHLTALNKHGRVYEDAQFGCLAWSTCESRLLYVAEGKRSIGESYTSAPSPSAGESTARPLGSPSEKDRSMYWEDWGEGLTSKSVPVLCVADVAKGTVTVLQGVPSHVSPGQALWANDGECVFFVGWWHEPFRLGLRFCSNRRSALFCLDLEGNCECLSGDTSSVSSPRLSPDGRYLVYLEGQVFGPHSQCLTMQQYDLEMRNISLLVGVVNRPKKDEFAGLYEALPPRCWASDSQRVVFSSARRNWRDLFVVDRITRRVTRISDPEKFGSWKLLTIQNNLMVVHCSHLNEAPRLAVAFLPLAGGEEEVSWDPLGESCLRGAIVNVLDIIPTPQEENPEYSGLDFGALLVTSNHLPSRTKVPLVVFIHGGPHSQFFAEWNVTTAVLVKLGFAVLMVNYRGSTGFGQDSILSLAGNIGSQDVKDVQRAVLTALADQTAEKLLTLDPDKVVVMGGSHGGFLACHLIGQYPDFYKACAVRNPVINAATLLGTSDIVDWRYSCVGLQYSYDQLPTPEALTTMLQKSPISYAPQIKSPVLLMLGGKDRRVSPHQGLELYRSLKSRGSPVRLLWFAEDAHSLARVDTQADCFLNVVLWFQQHLHLH, from the exons ATGGAGTTCCTG GCACGAATGGAACCCGATGCTATCAGCACTTTGTACCGTGAATATAGTGGGTATCCCACCCCTATTTCTGCCTTCGTGACGGCGAATGACTACATGGCACTATTAAACGGCACGAGTTTCACTTTAATTGCAG AGTGGAGTCAGAGTGAGACCTTCCGGGGAGCCAGACTGCACTATGCCCAGCAGTGGACACTGATTCAAAACTACAGTAAAGAGACCGACATAGACATCCAACCACCAAGCCCCTGCAGCCTTTTACATGGCGA ATTGCTGAGTTCCTATTCCCTGTCTGGAGATCTGAAGGCGGTTGTCAGGGAAACCAGCGGTCAGTTTGCTGGACAACAGTTCCTAGAG GTGTGGAGCAACAGCAGCTTAAAAAAGATCATCCATCTCACAGCTCTCAACAAACATGGGAGAGTGTATGAGGATG CTCAGTTTGGCTGCCTGGCCTGGTCTACATGTGAGAGCAGGCTGTTGTATGTAGCTGAGGGGAAAAGGTCTATAGGAGAGTCATACACTTCAGCCCCCAGCCCATCAGCTGGAGAGTCAACAGCAAGACCCTTGGGAAGCCCTTCTGAGAAG GACAGGAGTATGTACTGGGAGGACTGGGGGGAAGGCTTGACCAGTAAAAGTGTCCCAGTGCTGTGTGTGGCCGACGTGGCCAAGGGCACGGTAACAGTGCTGCAGGGTGTCCCTTCACATGTTTCCCCAGGCCAG GCTCTCTGGGCCAATGATGGcgagtgtgtgttttttgtgggCTGGTGGCATGAGCCCTTCAGACTGGGCCTGAGGTTCTGCTCCAATAGGAG GTCAGCTCTGTTTTGTCTGGACCTGGAAGGAAACTGTG AGTGTCTGTCTGGGGACACCAGCTCCGTCTCGTCCCCCCGTCTGAGCCCTGATGGACGCTACCTGGTGTACCTGGAGGGACAGGTGTTTGGTCCCCACAGCCAGTGTCTCACCATGCAGCAG TATGACCTGGAGATGAGGAATATCTCGTTGCTGGTGGGCGTAGTCAATAGGCCAAAGAAAG ATGAGTTTGCTGGGCTGTATGAGGCTCTGCCACCTCGTTGCTGGGCGTCAGACAGCCAGAGAGTGGTCTTCAGTAGCGCCCGGAGGAACTGGAGG gaCCTCTTTGTAGTGGACAGGATCACTAGGAGAGTAACCCGCATCTCTGACC ctgAGAAATTTGGGAGCTGGAAGCTTCTCACCATCCAGAATAACCTGATGGTGGTCCACTGTTCCCATCTGAACGAGGCCCCACGCCTG GCAGTGGCTTTTCTTCCATTGgccgggggggaggaggaggtgtcctGGGACCCTCTGGGTGAGTCGTGTCTACGTGGCGCCATCGTCAATGTTCTGGACATCATCCCTACGCCCCAGGAGGAGAACCCCGAGTACT CTGGCCTAGACTTCGGGGCCCTGCTGGTTACGTCAAACCACCTTCCGTCACGCACCAAGGTCCCTCTGGTGGTGTTTATCCATG GCGGGCCGCACTCCCAGTTCTTTGCAGAGTGGAATGTCACTACAGCAGTCCTGGTCAAACTGGGCTTTGCTGTACTCATGG TGAATTACCGGGGTTCCACTGGCTTTGGCCAGGACAGCATCCTCTCTCTGGCCGGTAACATCGGGAGCCAAGACGTCAAGGATGTGCAG AGGGCTGTACTAACTGCCCTTGCTGACCAAACTGCTGAGAAGCTCTTAACCCTTGACCCTGATAaagtggtggtgatgggtgggTCCCACGGGGGCTTCCTGGCCTGCCACCTGATTGGCCAGTACCCAGACTTCTACAAGGCGTGTGCAGTCAGGAACCCAGTCATCAACGCTGCCACCTTACTGGGAACCAGTGACATCGTGGACTG GCGTTACTCTTGTGTGGGGCTGCAGTACTCTTATGACCAGCTGCCCACCCCAGAGGCTCTCACCACCATGCTCCAGAAATCCCCCATATCCTACGCACCTCAG ATCAAGTCCCCAGTGCTCCTGATGCTGGGGGGTAAAGACAGGAGAGTGTCCCCTCACCAAGGTTTGGAGCTGTACCGCTCTCTGAAGAGCAGGGGCTCCCCCGTCAG GTTGCTTTGGTTTGCGGAGGACGCCCACTCTCTGGCTCGTGTGGACACTCAGGCTGACTGCTTTCTCAACGTGGTGCTTTGGTTCCAGCAGCACCTCCACCTGCACTGA